The sequence TTACCAACATTTCTCTAATTGATAACAATTAGAactgaaatttcacaaaaataccggtaaataattttgttgtgatGCTGGTAAATTGGCgctaaataaatattcttactCCTATTgcttcatgtaaaaaaaaatgtatagaattgAATTCGACTACAGTTCAGAATAAAAAAACGTGCATATGCAAAAGCCAGGTAATATGTTAATGATAAAGTGTGTATAAATTTTCGTAAAGGAAGTTACCCGTATACTTCACCAAGAATTACATTTGAGCGCAAAGTTCTGTATGTGTGAAAAAATTTGGTTGGTTTATGTAACATAATTTAGACTGGGATCCTGGCTAATCTTGATCTTACGACGCGCAGCTAGATTGGGCCGGATCCCAGGCTAATGTAACATCGTAGAACTCAAGGTAACGGAATTTTTTGCGTTGCTATTAGATGATTgaggccatctatttttattgcgggttccacatatttaaatcaaaaggaattatagaaaaaatggaatgttgtgagcagaatcaaaacagaaatgatgaaCACTGCAACATTtccagcaaaatataaataggatggaggatctgtgtattcacattatttgtaaaactctccTTATTCATGTGAAGCGTGTGCTTTACATCGAGGCTTATTCTTTACATCGAGGCTTATTATGCTAATCATTGACGCCACAGTACTTCAACCAATCagacaatgtttatttggggCATTCGATCGATTTTTActcagattttggaatatttcaatcgaaattatagaaaaatggaatgttgctggtacatataaaatagaaaatgatgaatacttttagctaaagataatttggatgggggttctgtgtattcacattatttgcacaactctccttactgatgccatattttggaatttccgtgacctaaatggttcgcgaaaattaatatttttatatatagtatagtaacTATAAAATGTCgaatatatttgatgtatgcaAATACTTTAGAATGTACAAACTATTCtcgcatgttttattttaccttgaTTTCATTTTCACGATTAAGTGATCTtgttcttaaactataagtaatagtttaaatatttgtgttgtatcatatggaatgattgtaaggtgtatatatGTATGTCTGGAAGGtattatctgaccttgacctcatttttatggtttattggtcaatgttaagtttaaaTGGTTAAGTTTGATTCTAAgatactataagtaataggtcaactaggTTTAATGCATACGTTGATTGTaaagtgtacatgtctgtctggtaTTGTCCCTCTGACCTTGACGTCATTTTcttggttcattggtcaatgtcaCGTTTTCTTTTGTAAAGTCTATTTCTTTAAAACTATAAACGATAGGTCACCTTTATTTGGTCTAGGTGTACATCTATTTCTTGTTTAGTTTATCAATTATatctgaccttggcctcattttcttggatcatgttcAGTTTAAGTGATACTTGTAGTAAAGCTTTAAATCTAGGAAATTCATTTCAGTGTGTACACTCTTGTTGTTTTGGGCATTGAAATTTTCTACATATTTCTTATTTAGGCATTTTAAATGATCATGCGTTACTTCTTGTACATTTTATGGCGTTTGCATATTATATTTCTACAATGTTCAGTCGGCTATATTACAGTGTATAGAGCGGATGGTGACAAAAATAAACGACACAAATATTCAGACATCTAGATGGCCACATACAGTTTTCAACCATAGACAGTTGTCTGTACagcatattaaaaagttttgaattagTTGCATAAAAAACTTTCGATTATACCACTGGTCTGGACGATGAAAGAATGAGTGAGTAACTTAACAAATAGTTTTACCTGgcaaatattcatatatttgaGTGTTCTTTGTCCTTGCTATTGATTTTGTTGCATCTTTAATCACACATTTTCTACTATAgactatttaaaactttaaaattgtatgGACATTTGTCTACTATTGAAggtcttttatttcttttaaatatcttttttgtattGACGCAGACCAAATTTTAACCAGCAGTGACCAAGTGGTATAAGAAAAGAGGAGAAATACCACAGAGGACTAACAAAACCACCAGGTTTTAAAAGACTaaaacatcatagaaaatctattatttaattttaccagCTTAAGGTTgagcgctcacaaacatgttaaaactgggttttgttttgtaaaatgttcTGCGCCTTTGTTTTTTTCCGGTTTGAATAATTTCACAATATATAACCGACTATACAACCCAGGATTTTGAAGGTCGTACGTTTGCCTTAAATTGCTCACATCAACTTCATTTGTACTCTGGTGGATGATCgccttattggcaatcatacttcatctttatttgtatatcattcATATAAACACCGTACCTATTTATGactgtaaaattgaaaaatttcccTCAAAGCAACGACTGAAGTTAACAGTCCATTTTTGCAAcattgaaaaattaacaaaacttactaatattaatatgaaatgtggtatgaatgccaatgagataactcgtCACCAGAGAACACGGAATaaagaagttaacaactatatgtcactgtacggccttcaaaaatgaacaaaaccaGTACCGGTCCGCATAGAAAGactatttataaatacatgtgtgATAATTTGGGTTCAAAGCTAATGGCAATTATTCTGTCAATAGTATTCAGACTTTcgattttttatgtataaattggatgagagagttgtctcattggcactcatacagcACCTTTTTATTTCTATGTACAACATTACTATTTTGAATTTGTGTTTAGTGACGGATACATACTACATGTAACAAGGTTAAAAGAGGGGAACAACTAAAGCATATCCGCAACTGACAACAACacattttgacatgtttgtGTCACATGTGCAGATTATAGTAGCCGTTTCGCCATGCTTGGTCGTGGTTTTCGACATGGAAAATAGCAAAGGTTAAAGTTTATGTCTGAGGAAGTTGGGCCTAGTATTACGTGACCTGTGATCAATGATGTTGATGCCTATCATTATTTTCCCGCAACAATATATTTACGAAGTTACAGGATGCTCAGTGGTGAAAAGGCGCAGACctaaacaaaagataaatgatGGTGCACCTCATCTCAGTATCATTAAATGGTAAAGGCGAGATAAATCATATTCTGTTCATTCACTCAGCATGCGCAGGTCAAATTTAGTATTGTAGACTTTGGCATCTTTATggatttttggggccctttatagcttgctgttcgatgtgagcaaaggctccgtgttgaaggccataccttgacctataatttacttttataaattgttatttcaatggggagttgtttcattggcactcataccacatcttcctatatctaatcacataaacatattaatgataaatattttattttcaggtgcactatacatgtataaataaaagatagcatatatacatatatttgtcaCATTCGGCActattattttaaaagcatgACAGTTActataatttacataaatttaatgTTAGTTTGATACAAATGTACAATCAAGTATAATTTAATAGCCATAATATGGCGGACACAATCCGAACGGGTAGGAGAATTGCTGCAAGGGTGGCGTAAACTTTTTCTCCGCTTTTTCTGAAGTCTCTAAATTCTGCAAACTTGCTGATAATAATGTCGGTTGCTTTGACGTTGATAAAGTTTGTGAACTTGGAAGATCTCCTTGTTGACTGATGGTAAGATGCAGGTCATTCTCATTCCTGATTGGTGGATTCTCTAAAATAGTTCTATCCATTCCCATAGGATGGCTTGGCTGGAAAAGCGGATGTTGAATAAAATGAGCAGGTGACCCGTATAACATAGGGTGATAGGGTGGCAACATTTCATTTGGTCCCATGAATGGCATCGTTGTTTGTGACATCATCGTCTGTGGCATTATGGCCTGTGGCATTGTGGTCTGTGGCATCGTCGTCTGTGGCATCGTGCTCTGTGGCATCGTGGTCTGTGGCATCGTGGTCTGTGGCTTTTCTTTACCTTGTCGTCGACTTTTAGCCCTCTTGTTCTGGAACCAAATCTAAAAAAGTAAAAGGTGAAGTTATATCAGTAACATCTTTGGTTTAATCATCAACCATATATTGTATAACAGTATttatagaaacaaatatttatcaaggAGGTAGGCCTATGTTCAGGGAAATAAGTCTTAAAATCAACAGTACGTATGAGGCAACCATTttcgtaaaatatattttaaacttcTAGGtgacatgaattatttcttatgtGTTTCAGGTTAATGCTTGAAATACATTGATGAAAATTGACTTttacaaatgcatttttttatatagattacacCGTTGGCATTCCCGttagaatggttttacactagtaattatTTGTTGGAGCCTTTATAGCTCGCTTTTCGGTGTGATCCAagtctccgtgttgaagaccttaccttgacctataatggtttacttttatatattgtgacttggatggagagttgtctccttggcacatcttcttatatctaataacTTATTTAAATAGTTGTCTGCTTAGACCTTGTTAAGTCAAAATGCTCTCGGCTATGGAAATATATTTCTTACGGATTTTCTACAATAATGCGATAACATTTAAGgatgtattttgtttatcatatatctTATGTATTTCTTACTGCCTACATGATTGACGCATACATATCATCTCCTTTAATTGACGTTGAattaaaatgaaagaagaaaCAATTATACATTTCATACCTTCAGTCTAGTTTCTGGTATGCCTAAATCTCTACACAATAATTCTAGTGTTGCATGGTCTGGATATTGATTTCCTAAGAACATTCTCTCTAGTTCCTGTATTTGGCGGTTCGTGTAATTCGTCCTGTTTCTCTTCTGTTTGCCATTGTTTGTAGACGGGCATTTTCTAGAACTTGAAGATAAAATTTTGATTGGCATTATGTCTTTATTAGTTAAGCTGTCAGCAGAATCAGGAGAATCTAATTCTCTTTCACTCTCCGGTGATCTTTGGTTGTTAATTTCGGATCCGTTTGATGACCATTGACTATTGATTTCATATCCATTTGATGACCCCTCACTGTTGATGTCAGTTGCATCTGAAATAAAAGGAGAAATGAAGCTTTGTAAATCCATAgctttttcaaatgaaattaataaaaatcttcaCACCAAATTAACACTCATATTCCATATATAACcacgaccccccccccccccaaaaaaaaaatgaatagattTGGAAACAACTACCCAATCAAAAATTGAATCACTCCCCCTTCACACAATCatactccaaataaaaaaagcaaaatgtaaaaatagacaaacaatcaaagaaacaacaatttCAATTGAGGGAAGACTGATgggatataaaaaaagaacgaaaTTCAGATgaacaaattaattatttaaacacATACACTTCATAGAATGTACTTGAAAATTAGCGTATGTTGTCACGTGTGTTTGTGCTATAGCTGCAAGAGCAATCGATTGCATTTGTCATATACAAAACAGTTGCTACTTTCAGAAATACCATTAAggctataatttttttttgcaatgagacagcaacccaaccacAAATTGTGAGAAATATCAAATTGGAAATAACAAGTCGGGAAGTATTTGACACCCAACACAAAACATACCCTTGACAAGTGACCTCAAAAAATAGTTGACGTGTCATATATGCTTTTTATGCAGCCTTACCATATTCATACGATCTATGCGAGTCTTGGTCCGATATTGTTCCTTGTACAATATACATCTGTGGAGGGGACACATTAATCGGGGATTGTAACTCCTTTTTCGTCTGTAACATCGGGTATACGGAGTTTCGGTTCATCAGAAGACCTGTGTTCTGCGGTGCAGGATATGGTGGCATATAGTAAGGGTATGTATCGTGTATTGGAGCGGACGGGTCTTTGGGTATATCAATAATTAGCTGTTGTGCCAGTCTGTTGTTTACTGATGACAATACTGTTGGTCCCGCCTTCTCAGTAACTTCAATGTTACACATGTCTTgcataatctataaataaaattgtcataACTTAGAATTAAACAAAAGTATCATTATTAATAACTCAAAGCAAATATTGTAAGCAAAACGTAAATGAATAGATATTATTAAATCAtgtaaccccgccacattatgtacaGAAgatctgtatgtatgtgcctgtcccatgtcaggagcatgtaattcagtggttgtcgtttgtttatgtgttacatttgtttttcgttcctttttttgtatataaatggggccgttagttttctcgtttaaattgtttgacattGTTATGTCGGGCacggtcttttatagctgactatgcggtatgggctttgctcattgttgaaggccatacggtgacctatatttgttattttttttgtcattttggtctcttgaggAGAATTGTCgcatcggcaatcataccacatcttctatttttatatgttaataCATCTTTTTCCTAAAATCTAAGCGTCTTTCATACAAGAGACCGCGAGATGACACAAAGTATTTTATCTCTATGcaattttaatgacattttacTCCATTAACCCTCCAATAATCGTATGTGTTTTGTAAGAGAAACGCCAACACTGCTCTCCTGACCTGGTGGCAATAAGCTCCACAGTCTCGCTTTATcaaaagtttactttttattcttcaaaatatatatttgattaaaatctcTAGGGAAAgcaaaaaaatgtgaatatgcGGAAAGTAACACGCATTTGACCCCagctttcattaaaaaatatctattactattttacaaagaagatgtggtatgattgccaatgagacaattctccacaagagaccaaatcgacacagaaattaacaactacatgtcactgtacggccataaacaatgagcaaagtcaatGCCGcctaatcagctataaaaggcccggaaatgacaatataaatcaattcaagcgagaaaactaatggccttatttatgttcaaaaaataaacaaaaaactaatatgtaacacataaataaacgacaaccactgagttacagGCTCCTTATATCATGTTCTCAAATCTAGATATCATCtcccatttagaaaaaaaacacgtgAAAAAATGAACCTATTATGTGTTGTTCTcccagctacaaaatgtatccaaaaccaaagacgtagaacatgttctatcataatcatttggtaactaatgtaattactgtctccccatgtctgtattgaacataaacaaatattaaataataatactcataatgctcagatcggttgtcaccgtgcaacacagttattacaccatataggaaaaacgtagaactccttttgtcataagacactgtcaaacatccaaacatactatccacactcatctgtgtccacacttgtactATTTTACAACAATTTACAAATGTCGACCaaactacaaaaacaaaaatgaatatacaAATCCGGAGATTTGATATTAAAACTTACGTTTCCTGCAGTTGAAAAATATCTCTGTCCTTTGTTAACTAATGTTGGTTTGAATAAACTGTTGGATTTAAGATTTTATGGAGCTTCTCTGAATTTACAGGTTAATATAACTAGATTTAGTTCTGAGGTATGGCTTTGAGTTAATCAATTTACTAGTTGAGGTGAACACTTCTGCTCAATTCGATTAATCATGTCCACTGATTACTGTTCAACAGAAAATCCACACTTCTAATCAATTTAAGGGAATCCTTACACATAATCCCTATATTATATGTGTAAATTATTGTTGATTGATCTTGattgtttaattattaaaatgaaaatagatcttataaaaaaaataaaagattgatatattttctatctggatttttcatttatatagcATGTGGGATTTGATTcacaaatacatttgatttatttctggTGAAAATTATTGCCAGtgattgtaaacaaaaaaagtttataatacGTGCGTAATTATAACATTGTACATTGTAGGTATTCCTATGAAAACGTATTCAACTTTTTGTATCGATGAGTACAGAGCCCTTTTCGTTTCAAACCGATAAAGTGTTGCGTTTTTTTAAGTCCAGCACTGTAAATCAAAAGCCCAGAGATATAAAGTACAGCCCTGTAGATACCGAGTTTAACGGTGTACAAATATAAAAGTCCAGCTGTGGAAATAAAAAGTCCAGCACATTAGAAATTAAGTCCAGCGCTGGAAATGCACGGTCCAACGCTAAAGATGCAAAGTCTAACGATGAAGATGTacccatgttttttttttattaagtgtGTTGTTTTGTCATGAAATTAAAATGgcaattaatattttgtttgaattgtttcattttttgttatgaGCCTTTATGGattaatttatctttatttctcaaCAAACCAAATTACATTAGTATAGAGATGACTGTATGTATTGTTGAGGGCTGTACGAATCGATGACAAATGATTGCTTACATCCACGTCCTTTGTGCTCTTGTGAGGCATTGTcgaatttgatttttctattcgGGCATGTGATGTAATCTGGATTTTATtgtataaagtttttatttctgttatttttttgtgtaaatgttgtaaattttcTCCATTGGTCTTTTTTGGGATTTAATGTTTGGAATGTTATAGAAGTTTTGTTTCGATCGCGTCAcattcggatttttttttatagcaaagGATTGAGTTGTCAGCAGACACGGGATCAATCATATTTTATAACCAAATgttctgttttaaatttgttacagtatattttttctCTAGATCGTTCAATTGAAATAGTTTGAAACACAActttgtgtgatttttttttcttcaaattatgaACGTGAATTAATTTCGTAACCAAGTGCTCCAtggggcgcagctttatacgaccacagaggtcCAACCTTAAACAGTTACGAGTATGGACagaacattcaagcttgatacagctctgaagttggattgtgatcaaattttttacatattaatatGAGTTTCTGACACataacaaatgtcaagatcttacaaatctattgcgcaatactgtgcaattaaaaatttcttcttcaaacttttaaaaaatttggaatttgagaaatttggagaaaaaaaaatgaaaaccgCTACCACCCCTTTTTTTGCAATTAGTCCAAAACctgacatttctttatacataactTACAAGTAGTGTAAGGAAGGTAAATCAGAACATAACCAGCattgtatgttaaatgtttttgaattacctcccttacactgcttttaaattgtcttaattgtcCATTGACCTTaatataaaatctataaaatcaTTCATGATCTTGAATAGCATGCACAGTTTGTTTGTTTCCTCCGTTCTTCGAGGCTTTTCCGTTTTAGAGTTCTGATCATATTTGTGATACAGCCAGATCGAACATCTGTCTGTTTAATTGTTAATCACAAATCGTGCTGCTCTTTTCTGTATCTGTTCTATTGCCTTGATATTATTTTGGGTTGCTGGGTCCCATACTGTGCATATATATTCTACTGCAGGTCTTAGGTATAaaaagatgtgatgtgagtcacaatttgtaaaagtaaagcattataggtcaaagtacggtcttcatcACAGACCCTTGGCCGGCACCGAACTGCAAGCTATAAAGTGCCCCACAActgacaagtgtaaaaccattcaaacgcgGAAACCAACGGTATAGtctatataaaacaatgaaccaaaccaacaaacgacaactactgaacatcagattcctgactaaggataggtgcaaacaaatgcagtggGTTCAAACGGTTTTTAGGTACCTGGATACATATTCAGCTGCCTATACAAGTTATAAGTGCAGCCTTTGAGATTTCTgcgtatacatactgaagttcTATTGCCGACTTAATTATCTCTTTGAGATGACTcggtttttttaatgttttgttattgCTGCCCTTTAAGGTATAAATTTTGCTCACTTTTGAAAGCCTACGGTTGTGTAAATCACAGTCATTTGGTCACCTAAGTCTTATTCAGTATCGcaaattaaagtttaatttctcgataaaatattaaaaatgtttaaaactgtCAAAACTTGGAAAGATTAATAAGAAAGTGTATGATACCATTGCTTTAAAAACTGGCAAAGAGatagatatttaaaataatgtctTCGTTTATCTTTTCATAACGTATAATTGCATAGAAGAAAATCCGACACAAGGGGAAAAGTATTAATTTTAGACAAAACCAAAATGATGTTTCTAGTAAAATAAGCTCCAAGGAACCGGAATACTAGTAGCTCACTTGGTACAATAGACATGAAACTGCTATTCATTTGGTTTTATATAGCATCccttaaggatgtttgctactcggattaaaaataacaagcttttaaaAGGACTGTTAGAAATTGATAGTTTATATTATGAAGTAACTAAAAGGCAGAAAAAGATGAAGGGTCATTGTGCTTGTTTTCTTTGTATAAGCCATTGGAAATTTGGGGGACATGATTCTATCtatatttttcatacatttaacatcagcacattttttctttaaatttaactaggaaaaaataacaaatatatttataaagaacaatatgtaataaaattatgaaaagaaaagtacgGGTTAGTGTGAAAAATGTCTTGTCACGTGGCAATACCTGAATAAGGCTAGAGGATTCTGAATATCTGAATAGTCAAAAACAAGAGTAGCAAACATTCCTAAATTTGAATGTTCTTTTAACTTTAAGTGTTTACCTACGTACCTTATTGATATACCACTTTACGATGTATTCGAATAAAGCACTACATGAGAGTTCTTTACTATTATCAATTCAAGATACAAAATTACTATCTAAGCAGGAACACATACATTGATAGATATAGTTCCAagaagtaagtaagtaagtaaaaaaGTAAGTAATCCACTGAGTATTACTAAGAAAAAGCAAGTACTCCACTaagtaagtaatttttattaagaTAAAGTCCAGACATCGGACTATCATCAAAAGACAATTACATATGAACATATGCATACATGTGTTTACATAATAGAATGCAATCCATGAAATGTAATTGCTGTGAGACATTTCTTGTCACAATGATTTTACCTCACTTTAAGTTCCAGTAGGTCCGATCTAGATATCGAGAACACTAAATGGGTGTATTGAAGAACACATTTGCTGGGTAATGTCAACAAAGTAAGTCTTAACACACATGTTAGAAGATAGCtcatctttttttcatttacttgggaaaatgtttaatttttattgcgGGCATTTAAAGCCATACCAATAATTCTTCACGAAGTACTGTAAACGTCATCTTTCGAACATTTTTTGATGATCTGATGACAGATTGTGAAATTATAtggttcttttttttgtttcatcGTCGTTTGGTTGTTGTCTTGTTGACAAGTATCCAATTTTATCATTCTGATATCGTAAAATTCAATCAAATCGAACCAAATAATGACAAAGCAGTAGTGAATCAAAAGTGTCAGCAAAGTCAGTTCCATCAATGTATTTAGACAAGAGCGCACACACTGAAAAGTTTCGCCTTCTTTGCCaaccattgatattatgtttgtagttttaaatataaagctttactacaactatcacataaacaCTACTTAATATattccaagaaaatgaggtcaaggtcatttaAACCAAAGGAAAAATACATGTTAagcttacaatcattcaatatactacatgtaaatatagttgacctattgctaaGTTTCTAAGAAAACAGATTTTACcatgaaaactaaacattgaccaatggaccatgaaaattGGGCGAAGGTCAGATGAACCGTGACATGCAGACTTGTACAGCTTGCAATCCTTCTATATAGCAAATATAGTTAACCTATTGCTTAAAGATTAAGCAAACCACGATAACTTGACACTGATCAATTAACcgtgaaaatgagttcaagatCAAATACAACCTGTAAGACTGGTATGAACTTGACCACCAAAAAAAcattgttcactgatccataaaatgaggtcgaggtcaagtgaagtgaaaactgtctgacatgCATGAGGACCTTGAAAGGAACGcgcataccaaatatagttattctATTACTCATAAAACCattacaaaaactttttttcaagtagtcactgaaccatgaaaatgaggtcaaggacaatggtcATGTGACCAACGAAAACCTTGTAACATAAGacatctatttttatctatatacaaagtatgaagcatccagatcttacatcttttaaaatattaagcttttaagaagttagtcaacgccgccgccggatcactattcCTATGTCGAGCTGTCTGAGACAAAAGTCACAGGCCCTACAAAACCTATTAGTATATTTAGGCTAacaaacacaactttaaaaacagttaaacaAGGAATGCTtatgatgttaaaaaaacagctttttaaataaaagatacctattgatttttcaattaaaaatattctcaTCTTTCACTTTTCGGTGAtttggaaaaattaaaaaagaaatatgtctGACATCTTTCTAAAGTTAATTATTACCAAATAGCCAGTACAGCAACCAATACCAGTAGTTACAACGAATACATAACAACTAAGTTCTGTAAAAGAAGGAgctgtggtattattgccaatgagacaaacatcctCCAAAGTTAACGGTAGACAGCTACCtaacagacaaaaaaacaatagagGTAAAATATAACGACATACTCTACAAGCACTGGAGCACATCCTACTGCATTCAAACAAAAAGAAGCAATAAACTCTGTAATCAGTATAAAAAAGGGGATGTGGTATTATAATTGTCAATGGAAAAACGAAGATGACGTTttacattgaaaactaaaaagggaaaaagagaaaaaatattttctatctCAACCCACTTCAACATGGTGTGAAAATAacgtaaattaaaaaaaataataatactgaATGGATAGTCGTCAAGTGGTTCTAAATGTTCTGTTTTCTACTCATCACAACAATCTGTTTAGTAGCTTCATAATACAACacactaaaaagaaaaaaatcatccaCTTCATTTGGGGAGATTACGTCTCTAATGCTGTTTTAACTTGTGTCCACTACCTTTTACTACTTTCAAGTACACACTAAATGCTGTTGCATATTATCGAGTCCATGCAATGCTAATTGTTTATTATAGACGTTAATGAAAAGGgtggcgaaagataccaaatgacatCCAAACTCTTAATCTTAAATGAACTGAGAACCATatgttgaaaaaagaaaatgacccGAGAACAactacacaaaacacaacatggaaaactaaaatCAACAACACAAACCCAACCAAAAGCTGGGGttgatttgtaattttgatattcGTTTTAGaatgatataaatcaaatatgataatttgagtcaaattgg is a genomic window of Mytilus trossulus isolate FHL-02 chromosome 1, PNRI_Mtr1.1.1.hap1, whole genome shotgun sequence containing:
- the LOC134728021 gene encoding homeobox protein MSH-D-like, encoding MQDMCNIEVTEKAGPTVLSSVNNRLAQQLIIDIPKDPSAPIHDTYPYYMPPYPAPQNTGLLMNRNSVYPMLQTKKELQSPINVSPPQMYIVQGTISDQDSHRSYEYDATDINSEGSSNGYEINSQWSSNGSEINNQRSPESERELDSPDSADSLTNKDIMPIKILSSSSRKCPSTNNGKQKRNRTNYTNRQIQELERMFLGNQYPDHATLELLCRDLGIPETRLKIWFQNKRAKSRRQGKEKPQTTMPQTTMPQSTMPQTTMPQTTMPQAIMPQTMMSQTTMPFMGPNEMLPPYHPMLYGSPAHFIQHPLFQPSHPMGMDRTILENPPIRNENDLHLTISQQGDLPSSQTLSTSKQPTLLSASLQNLETSEKAEKKFTPPLQQFSYPFGLCPPYYGY